Genomic segment of Sebastes fasciatus isolate fSebFas1 chromosome 3, fSebFas1.pri, whole genome shotgun sequence:
GCTGTTTTTGAGCTATAATCCACCTTCAAGTTCGTCCATGTGTCCGTCTGGATTCTTTTGACAGAGAAATTAGGATTAGACTCCAGTTTGAAAGTCGTTCTTTGTCTCACGTTGTCTTTTTCCACTTTAGAAACAGTTGACTGGACCGCTACATTTGctggacttttctgtatttgACTGGGTGGTTTCTGGGTCGAACAATGCTTTGGAGCAATGAAGTTCTGTGGATTTTGTGTCATCTCAAACACTAAAGAATCATTTAGCAAGTCATCGTTTTCCCAATCGTCATCAAACTCGTCTTTCACTGATGTTCCTTTAGTGTTCATTGTGGAAACACCAGAGGAGGGGCCGAGTGAGGAAGCAGACGGTTTCCCAGAGGCCTCTTTGGAAGCAGGTTTTACTTGTGACAGCTGAGCTGACGACACCTGACTTAGATTTCCGCTTAAATGTTGGGTTGGTCCATCAAACAGAAAATCCAAATCGTCCTCCATATATTGATCCAGGTGAAGCTGCACGTCTGACCCGGCCGGCGCCGTCACAGCTGGTTGGCAGTTGTCGTTTTGATCTCCATTCTCTAAATCCAGGTTGTCCTTTGACAGGAGCTCCAGACTTTGCTGGTGCAGGTCCTCCACTTCTTCTTCATCCTGATGAAACATGTTGAAGTCAAACTGTTTGGCCAGCTTCAGCAGGTCGTCCACTCCGTTTGGCCTGTCGcgaaaacaaaacagtttacTGTGATGAGAGATATTCTGGAAACATGTCATGGATACAAGCTTCCTTAGAAAGGAGCTAAATTCGAAATTCAGAGGATTAATAtatcagcaaacaactatttgctaatCGCCGTccctctgcactgcgctcatacgacggttacagctgataacgccgtcccgacccaCGGCCGGCTCAGTTGCGCTAGTGTTGTAGTACTCGACATCGGTCTCAAGACCAGTCAAGACCACAACTGCGGGGATAAATCACTAAACTACCTGTTTattgtgtgatttatttgttaatatCATTACTGTGtttgctcatagaaaacaaaggaaaaagagTTCAGGCTTAGGCTCAGAGTTTGTTAAACCTGCTTTTTGAAACAGGGCCGTGAAGCTCAGTTACAGCCAAAAGAATGCACAACTTGTATTTGTAGTTTCTCATGAACCTACCTCGGGGATTTCTTCTTGGGCTTGGGAGCTTGAACATCTGGCGTGCAGGGAATGCCGGCACTGTCCCCGATCCACTGTTGTAAAGTCGGCTCTGCAACCTTCGGCCTGCCATACTTCAGAGAGACAACACAGCGAGAATGTAAATAAATGCTGTTTATTGGCTCTCTTTGCTGATCTGAGCTGTTATTCGGAGCACTGTCATGAACAATGAAAACACGTTTACAAAGTAGGTCCAGGAACTGAAATGtttggggggcggggggggttCAATCTCCCCAGCCGTGTTACTGACCTTTGGAGCGATCCTACTAACAATCTCTGAGATGTTCACAACTCCAGCAGGCTGTTTCTTGCCTCTTTTacctgaaaagaaaaacaaaaatcaccACGTAGCTCAAGATCCAGATTTTTTTGTTCAATCAAAACTCCAATAATTTACCTCCAACAGAAATCAGGTGTTAAGTTtacaatgacagaaaacaaagaaacatggTTGGAattggaaatataaaatatttgtgtttttggtttcttAAAAGACAACAGTAAGTAATCAGTAATAAAaactgctgtttctgtagaTCGGCTGATGGATTAGCTGTCTCGTCACTGTAGAAAATTATGAACTTTATTAAACATTCTGGAGAGAAACCCTCTAAAAGGGactgttagctgaccagacgaaggtctctccatgaatcactgctgatcctagtgttggcttttcctgcctcagcctcccgaccgcagccggggggaacaggggagacaccggagttttggtcggagacacTAACGCTTCTCGCTACgcagccccgtcacttcacaagacacggggaaacctctgttggtctggaggagctgcagcatttattttttgcacaaatgtccactgtacattcactagatattctcagagctactaactcttctgcaatgtggagtgtgcgcgcatgcacgtgagggtggagcgaaatagcgagaacgagcgcggtgtgtgagtgaaggcaagcaggcagttagcggagcagagtacagcagagactccggccctggagaccaaagctacggtctcccccacgtcctccaaccgcggccaacactgtttaacagacgggcttcactagatataactttacggttttggtgcttccgtgcagtttgtgttggagtcttgtctgaacagcgtagccacacgcgagcgcgcatgggacatcgacccggattgatttatacgtgtaagaagttacaaacagtccctttaaatatgtggatatttatatttaaacatGTGAATATTTATATCTAAATATGTGAATATTTAAAGGGTTCCACAGTTGGAAGGGTTGAAGTTTACCGTGTCTGTTGGGTGAAGGAGAGGTGGCGTCCCAGATGATGTCCTGCTGAAAGTCTGAGTCGTTGTTTGGGGACTCTACAGTGAAAACACCAACTGCTCTGGATCTCGGGATCCTGGTCGGGGTCTTAAAATCTGGAGAAGAAACACGAACAACTGATTCAGAAACAGCAACATTTACTACTTAGTCTGTTTGACTTCAGTTAACTCTCTGTAAATCTATTTTTTGCtgcaggaggtcagaggtcaaggtctGTAGCTGGTTTAAGGATTCAGTGTCTCACTCAAAAACACCAAAACTGTAACTGTTTGTTATAGTTTCGGTTCTTCCtgttaaaaagtctgaaagttgAATATAGTTTTgttaaaatggaaaatgtaaacacattaGCCTTTTCATGAATTGTTCGAATCTTTAGGTAAATTCGGCGTACTAAATAATCCACTAAATTGCATTTTATTCCAGTTGAATTTCACTCTATACAATGTATTTCACACTGCTTTCCAATGCCATGTGACACTTATTTTGGTTGAAAACGACAAGAAAAGGGCAACTAATTTGAGTTTGTGATGTGCCGAATTGAAGACTGAAACCTGTggtttgtaaaaatatatttagtcATGTTGTATGATGGAAGTTACCTCTTGTATATACACGAAAACCTAAAATTGCGAAATATTTCAATGTAGTTTGGTGGACATTTGTATGCATACAGCAGAGCATGTGAGACTTGTTTTGGTTGAAACAGACAAAAATAGGCAAATCATTTATTCGAGATTACATTTTGATGTGCCGAATTGAATAATGAAACCTGTGGtttgtaaaaaatatatttagtcATGTTGTGTAATGCAAGTTACCTCTTGCACACACGAAAACCTAAAATTGCGAAATATTTCAATGTAGTTTGGTGGACATTTGTATGCATCCAGCAGAGCATGTGagatttgttttggttgaaaaCGACAAAAAAGAGGCAACTAATTTGAGTTTGTGATGTGCCGAATTGAAGACTGAAATCTGtggtttgaaaaaatatatttagtcttgttgtgtgatgcAAGTTACTTCTTGAATATACAAGAAAACCTAAAATTGCGAAATATTTCAATGTAGTTTGGTGGACATTTGTATGCATCCAGCAGAGCGGGACGTCAGGGCTTGTAGCCGCCACAGGAGACCAGAGAGGCAGGCAACAAACTTCAGACAGCTCAAATGTGACTAAAAACCAACAGAAATAGAGTTTCTGACCCGGCCGCTGGCTCTTTGGAGACTCGACCTCCGCCGCTGACTGAGTCTGCTGAGTCCGACTGAAGCTTCTCCTCAGTCGGTTGGGTCTCGATGGTTCTGACGGGGCCGCCGGTTGTTGCTGTGGGAGACCGGACGGAGGAGGGATGTTTCGGCGGCCCTGGTTCATGGTTTACTGGTCTGTTACCGACCGATCCGTTGACGGGTTGCCAGTCGACAGTTTGCGCGGGTTAACGCTGAGTTGTAGTTtgttatttacagtttattttgttGTAAATTCCGCCGGTCGGAGGTGTTTTTGAACGTCCCGCCATCTTGTCGTTCCCAGGGTTCCTTTCGAGGGTGCGTTCACGGGCAACGAAGCTGCTCGGATATTACGAACCTGAGACTGTATACTGTAGTTGCATCGGgatgatttcattttttaaaacgatagtctatataaatctaataatagtttttttttgtattaaacaGTTTAATGTTTATAGAGATAAAGAAAAGTATAACCGGGACAGTTTTAACAGCCtctttgttaaaaaataaataatttccaacattcataaatatgaaaatgaggGTTTCTTtctgttaaaggaccagtgtataacaattaaagggactgtttgtaagaatcagaaatgcttgttaacagcgacacctgtggccgttaagtcaacgaaagtcatcgtcgggctcgcgctcgtgctcgctctaaatagacatgaatgagcatcaactcaaaacagtgaggcgacacacgtcagctaaaaccacaatatcactctatatttcacctgcttggcagtaatgttagctgaccagacgaaggtgtctccatgaatcaatgctgatcctagtgttggcttttcctgcctcagcctcccgactgcggtcggagggaacaggggagacgataacgtttctcgctgcggagccccgtcacttcacaagacatgggaaacctctgttggtctggaggagctgcaacatttatttctgcaaaaacgtccactgtacattcactagatattctcagagctgaactaactcttctgcagtgtgtagtgtgcacgcatgcacgtgaggttgagcgagctgtgagtgaaggcaggcatgcagaggagcagaggagcagagtacagcagagactccggccctggagaccaaagctacggtctcccctgtgtcctccgaccgcagccaacactgttttgcaagacaggcttcactagatataactttgcggttacaagtacatttactcaagtaattctgaggtacttgtactttacttgagtatttctattttatgctgctttacacttctactccaccacatttcaCAGGGGAATATTATACttcttactccactacatttgtctgacagctttagttaatTTGAagattcatattattaatacaatatataaatcaactaataaattatgatatattattatagataaaGCTACCCAggagtatataaagtaattaaaatatcTCCACCGttatcagctgcaacattaaaatgatggaCACGTTAATGCATCAATCATTATACAAAGtcatatattattctgaaatgtgcCATTCTGTataattagtacttttacttatattttttttatacaaatatctttgtacttttactcgagtatgattttgaatgcagggttTTTacttataacagagtattttaacactttagtattgctacttttacttaaataaaagatcACAGTTCTTATTCCTCTGCTgatcattatgcagaataattataaataatatatactgGATTAGGCtatatattactggattataattattgacgcattcatgtgttcatcactttaaagttgcagctggtaaaaatGGAGCTTATTTTAAttgctttatatactgctgggtagcttgtgaatttaCCCCCGGGGGGATCAATTAAGTCTTAACTTAACTTTTACATCATAATCTATTTGttgattacattttgtattattaatctgcatctgcaaagtaactaaagttatcagataaatgtagtgcagtaataaaaagtacaatatttgcctctgaaatgtagtggagtaaagtaAAGTAGGCTTCCACCAAATTATATTTAACTACCGCTGACCTTTTACAGgcaaaaggaaaaggaaaaagcaccAAAGCATAATAGGTACTCTTGAGGTAAATATTTGTGATTTGGGGCTATATCAATAAcagtgacttgacttgacacagctgtgtgtgtagcAGGAATATATTTATGAACACGCCAAAAATTATGAGAAGGGGTTTGGAGGTTTGGTCTAATGATCCATAACAATCATCAGGACTAAACTTCAGAGAGTCAGAGCAGCAGTAAATCTCAGTTAATCTCAGAGACATTAGACATCAGATAAACATGTGTGCGTTCACCGTGCAGCTGCAGGCCGAGTCCATCCAGCAgacgacagcagcagcagcagcgggggtTGTTTGTGAagctgtcagcagcagctctcGTCCTCCTCCAACGTTTCCCCAAAGGAAGGATTATCGCGTCACATCCCGCTGGGCTGacagtatatacacactgtGATGAGAGCacactgatgctgctgctgaaaacaAGCTCACTTCAAAATTTGATGAATgctctgtggaaaaaaaacacatgactgaGTTATAACAGATGATGGCGGAGGCAACTGATGTTCTTCATTTCTATTTCCTTTCTTTATCAGATAATAATACAGAGTCACAGCACTGAAATAGATGGTGTAAGTGGGTAAGGAATTAAATTAAAGATTTTTTAACATGCTGAAGCAGTGTGCATGAGGGTTATCTCCAACCAGTTAGGGATGTCCAACCAGTGGGCCGCTGCCTCCTCAATTTCTCTCCAAGAACTCAATGAATACTAGGAGATATGTCCCTGTTGGCCAATTCTTTTTAgtgtacagaaacatacaaataaaatacaaatgtaaatgattgttCCGCCATATGTTGGTATTTTTGCCCCAAAGCCCCTTCCTACCCAACCCTCACCCATTGCCGAAGCAAAAAGGATAGGGGAAAAACAGTGATTAATCATGttattgttcatagttaatcgtgattaatcgcaaattaatcatgtaccttaaagggagatttgtcaagtatttaatactctcatcaacatgggagtgggcaaatatgctgctttatgtaaatgtatgtatatatttattattggaaatcaattaacaacacaaaacaatgacaaatattgtccagaaaccctcacaggtactgcatttagcatagaaaatatgctcaaatcataacatggccaactgaagcccaacaggcaacaacagctgtcagtgtgtcagtgtgctgacttgactatgacttaccccaaactgcatgtgataatcataaagtagacatgtctgtaaaggggagatttgtgggtacccatataacccattttcattcacatatcttgaggtcagaggtcaagggaccccttttaaaatttagtgtaagtttggagcgttatttagcctccttcccgacaagctagtatgacatggttgtacaaatggattccttagtatttatagtttaatatgataccagtatctcctctagctttaaaactgagcccgctacaacctgaaaacgATGTGGTattgacctgtcaatcacaaggggGCCACAAGCATagcctgctttatggtctatttgactctaaatgggaccataatttactaaatgaacatcatgctgtattgaagaagacttgaaactagcgactgataccataaactcatgtttataatgtttactgaggtaataaatcaggtgaTCAGTAAatcaggctcattttctcatagacttctatacaatcagatttctttttgcaaccagaggagtcgccccccgctggctattagaaagaatgcaagtttaaggcactttagctttggcttcacttttcagacctggagttgcccactgtaTGAGACGTACAGGGCTTTCcagtaactacaatgtaaacccatctgtgtcATTACTAAATGCTCAGAGAAACTGGTCgaggagtgtggtgacgtagtttaaagagtgaagaaACACATACGGCGTATGGATGGGAGGGGAGGTCAATGGGCTTTCATCCTGGAGACAGCCGTTCGTGTCCTGTAACCAACGacgtgttgtttgtctttgtgttcacaatgttaagtttcacttccaCTCTACTAACGTAGCAtgtttaacccaaaccacaatcttttttcctaaatggttttgttgcctaagcccaAGCaaacaacgttaaccacgtgtttactgtgaccgtAGTGGCGCATCATAGTTTTACGCGCTGGTCTGCAGTGTGTTAGAAAGTGACAAcaaggggtcctgaccaagcgtcagtatgtgatgagttgggatgagaacaggTTGGGATTTCACAGAGAGGAACCGATTAGGGCTGTGAGTGAGTTTTAAACTGCATGAGGAAAAAAACtaccaaaagaaaacaacattttacaacAAGTACATCAGTCCTTTTTAATCACACGTGTACGTATATGCAACCCAGTCTCatagcagtttgtgaaatagtcacgaaaatTAAACTactgatttgtgtacatagacacaaattttccattgttttcgtgacgctcagcgcgactttcaacaacgtatcctcatacaacgctTCGTACGATTTCTTACAAAAAGTTGTTCctcattttcctacaaatgtttccgctccagtctttacaaaataaaattacttagtaaggtttaggaaaagactttttcgtaggtatagttACAAATGATGTATGAGATCAGCCTGTagtgctgagcatcacgaaaaaaatggaaaattcatgtctatgtacaaaTCAATAGATTTATTTCACGACCTGCCGTGAAATTGGGCTGGTATATAAGATGAGGGGAAATTTGGAAATCCAACACTACGGTGCCTTTTGTACAATTTCAACTTTGATTCTTTTGTGATGAAGACATAtattaagattaaaaaaacaatccgTCCACCATTTACTGTCTTCCAAAAGAGTGCAGCTCTGTTTCCAACTCGCCAACTGTGTGGACTGAGGTGAAATCTGAGCGATTCATCGTTGGGCCGACATGCCGACCCTCCGCCTGGCTCGCAGCCAAACACAGATATGCACCATATTTCATGGCCTGTGCGTCCGAATAGAATACCCTGCTGCTCTAAAGAAAACACTGAGCTTCGATGCACTGAGAAAGGAATCTGTGGCAGAGCTATcaggaaggaaagaggcagcTACCTGGTTTTTACATTACAGTGGCAGCGGGCTAAATGGCTCTTTTTCCCCAGCAGACATTGTCCGTCTTTGAAATGCGATCCGGGACCCCGGCGGAGGCTCGTTAGAAAAGGCCTGAGCGCTTTCAGGCCGGTGGATCAGAGAGCAGTGTCAGATATGCTGCTCTCTAATCTCACCAATCTATCACTGTCTGCTTAGAAGTGCCAGAGAGCCTCCGGGGTGCAAACGGCAGTACCAACTCTCATCTGTAAACTACTGAAATCAAACCCCAGCTTATAAATCAGAGTACTGGACGAGGTCTGGATACTGAAAATATTCTGCAGGATGGTAACACACCAGACTTGCCTTCAAATCTTTAataattttctttaaaaataaatattcacgACCAAATAAGTAACaatcaacataaaaaaaaacccacacaaaacatttttagagTCGGAAACTCTAAAAATCTGCTCCTGTGTGGGTGTGGATTGATCAGATTTGAGTGACAGCAACCAAACAACCAATCAACCGTCATCAGATTCTGATTCAGATATTGCTAAATCCTGATTGGTGCTCATAAGTATGTGACATCATCGTTTTCTAACGGAGCCCCGCCTCCGTCAAACCGGAGAGAAGagcatgaataaaaaaagaaatacagaaatctGTAATGTTAAGATAACCAAAACTGTTCTAATTTTGACAGAAAATTGACTGTTTGTGTTGGACACCATCGCTCGTAATAAATAAGTCAAATAATCTGatggagaaaatacattttcatggCCTTTAAAGGCTCAGACTCGGTCTCTACTACCTTtggacttggtcttgactcAGACTTGACTGGACCTGGTCCAACACGAACAGCTCGCACGGGGCACAAACAGCGGTGTCCTGGATctaagccttgtgtttgttggaccacaCTAAAAACACCCTTAAAATGAGACAACAATCTCAGGATCCATAGAATAaaactgtaaactgtaaatataaaatattggaCAGGCAATGTAGAAAAAATTACCTATAAATATCAACAAGATGTCTCTGATATTGAGCTTTGAGCTTCTCATTTTAGAGAAGTATGTGGGTGTAATTCTTTCTGGTGTGGAGAACGTTTTGAGTTGTAAACCTTTGGCTTAtttacaacctgtctgatcGTCTCACCGCTCACGTTTCTTGACCCGTCAgatttcattttaatgtttccCGATATCATCTATCAACTTGTTCCATGTGATGAGATCATAACTGACAGAAATGATGGACAAAAATACCACGACAAGACCTTAGTTACAATGAACCAGAGACTCCTTTAAACAAAGGTTCCCTGTTGCCGCAGTAGAAACTGATCCTCGTTGTTGCACTTTTATAACATCCAGCAGATCTTTCAGGTGCACATAAACACGGCTACTTTCATTTATTGGCCTTTTACTGCTCTCCCGGGGCCTCGGTGGATGTTTCAAGTCAAGTTTCTAGTCGTTCTGTGTATCATCGCTCCACCTGACAGCTTCCAACACTTCTGGTGTAACAGCTCATTTTGCACCAATATCCTTTTTGTTTATCCTCTTTTTTAATGCTTCATTCAGGATCTTTCTGTAGATGCAACATTCTGCAGCTCTGCCGACTCGGGGATGtatggttttattattattggttaACACTCCATTGACGGGTATTTTATATCCAATGGTGGAACATAACTAACTAAattcactcaagtactgtacttaagtacaaatttgtgATACTTGTACActtgagtcttttcttttcatgctactatttcactacatttatctgacagctttagccactttacaaattaagatttttgcaCACAAAGCATACAAAGAGTTTATAAAGTATGATGTTTTGCTATAAATTAAATAACCCAACATACAAGTACAGCTGAAACAATAGgtcaattgacagaaaattaattggcaactactTTGATGGtttatttttcatgtaaaaacatttcacgactccagcttcacaaatgttatgttagtgacgtttgtcacgtgatttccgtacttatgttacgttggttacgtacatattttacttaatttgcgTATACTTTTTTTGAAGCCCAAccttgatgtttttcctaaacctaactaagttgttttgttgcctaaacataactgtggCCGTTTCACGGTAATGataaagcctaaaatgcattatcatgacacgcagaatgtccttaaaatgtctaTTTGCTATTTATGTgacttcccatgagatcaggttgagattTGCTACTTTTCCTTTTAAtaaagttaataatgttaatgtattagtaataatgttaatgtattagttcTAATGTTGAAGTtaggactgttggttggactaaacaaacatggtgaaggtgtcactttgggctctgggtcAGTGTGACGGCATTTCTCgctattttcactatttttacaaaccaaacaatcagtcaattaatggagaaaataatcagcagattaatccataatgaaaataatcattagttaataGTTCAAAA
This window contains:
- the etaa1a gene encoding ewing's tumor-associated antigen 1, translated to MNQGRRNIPPPSGLPQQQPAAPSEPSRPNRLRRSFSRTQQTQSAAEVESPKSQRPDFKTPTRIPRSRAVGVFTVESPNNDSDFQQDIIWDATSPSPNRHGKRGKKQPAGVVNISEIVSRIAPKYGRPKVAEPTLQQWIGDSAGIPCTPDVQAPKPKKKSPRPNGVDDLLKLAKQFDFNMFHQDEEEVEDLHQQSLELLSKDNLDLENGDQNDNCQPAVTAPAGSDVQLHLDQYMEDDLDFLFDGPTQHLSGNLSQVSSAQLSQVKPASKEASGKPSASSLGPSSGVSTMNTKGTSVKDEFDDDWENDDLLNDSLVFEMTQNPQNFIAPKHCSTQKPPSQIQKSPANVAVQSTVSKVEKDNVRQRTTFKLESNPNFSVKRIQTDTWTNLKVDYSSKTAEKDTQQNRFSSGNSVVVEAGSQRTRQTSNTVKSDPQKAPFQRTSVAKYNTTASNTSATKTAQTFPIKPAVVSSHSEAPAVSDLLDEDLSSFFSSDPVWDDLADDDLLCEMCEDVENQIQSAGNVSTKQTLPGGHMSNQRGSASLQPSNSKQQPANQQHLAPKKQAPTSLPCASGRPAGSSLAGGFVSHIAAGVQTWDSFRYTKANNTSGSTNSSTCVQSAPQGNPRKDQFTFKKPNSPVSTVTSKVLGKCSAAEIELKKQQAMERRRQRMQAAQNLQVPSRLR